The segment ATATAAGCCTTAACTAAGGGATTAATCGTATAGTCTTTAGTTGGTAATATTCCATAAGGATCTAGTGTTGATGACAATGAGTTCAGTAAACTTTGTGTATCTTTATCCCCTAGATTAATGGTTTTTTGTGGGAACCTAAGGATAAACAAAAGTTGCTTAAGGCTTAGAGTATCTAAGTGAGGAAGAGACCATAAAGGAGCTGCCGTCATCCCGGCTCCTATTAAAGCATACTTGCCACAAGGACTAAAGGCTAGTGATGTTATATAACCCATACTATCTTCAAGTTTTAATATAGTAGTGCCAGTAACTAAATCCCATAATCGAGCAGTATTATCATAGGAGCCTGTTAAAGCAAAATTGCCACAAGGACTAAATGCTACTGAACGCACTTGAACAGTATGACCTTTAAGTTCTCTTATAGTAATACCAGTAGTTAAATCCCATAAACGAGCAGTATTATCATGTGATCCAGTTAGAGCATACTTGCCGCAAGGACTAAATGCTACTGAATAAACACGATGACTATGGCCTTTAAGCTCTTTTATAGTAGTACCAGTAGCTAAATCCCATAAGCGTGCACTGTTATCAAGAGATCCAGTTAAGACATACTTACCACAAGGGCTAAATGACACTGAGTTGACCCAACTATTATGAACTTTAAATTCTTGTATGGTGGTGCCACTAGCTAAATCCCATAAACATGCAGTTTCATCACCGGACCCAGTTAAAGCAAAATTGCCACAAGGACTGAATGCCACTGAGCATATCTCACGACTATGGCCTTTAAGCCTTTTTATAATAGTGCCAGTAGCTAAATTCCATAAGCAGGCAGTTTTATCCCGTGACCCAGTTAAAGCACGATTGCCACAAGGGCTAAATGCTACTGATTCTATATCATTAGTATGTCCTTTAAACTCTTTTATAATAGTAATAGTAGTTAAATTCCATAAGCGAACAACTCCATCAACAGACCCAGTTAAAGCACGCTTACCACAAGGACTAAATGCTACTGATACTATATCATTAGCATGGCCTTCAATTTTAAGCTTTTTAGGCTGAATAGCTAGAGCTTTATTTAAAATATCCTTATATTTTTCTAGTAGTTTACCTTTAAGTTTTTGTTGTACCTCTTGAGGTATGCTAGAGATAACAGCAGACACCTCTTCTTGAGATGTTTGAGAAAGTAATGCTTCTATAGTTTTATCAGCTGCTAAGTCTTGCAAAGAAGTTAAAGAGCTGTAACTGTTTGAAAGGGTTAAAAGAAGGGTGATAAAAATAATTGATTTAGGGAAATGGATCATGAGCAGGCTCTCTTTTCAATTTATTATTTAGGCATAGTTTTATAATTAATTTTATATATATAATGCAAAATGTCAAATTAAACGTATGTTTAATAGAGTATATTCCTGATAGCGAGAGCCAATCCATCTAGTTTTAGCTTCTACGAATTCTAATACAGCCACCCTTTACCCAGCGCCAATTATTTTTTACTTGTAAATATAATACTATCTGTTACTATTATACTATTAATAATTACATAAAATCACAAGGATGCTCTATGATTACCATAACCAATAAAATCTTTATTTTCGCCTTACTACTCTGTATTGCAAGCCCTTACCAGTCTTACGCTATGGACAGCCTAGGTGAAAAACAACTACTTTCTCATGAGCTAGACGAAAGCCCTTCTTGTTGCAATAAAAGATTTTAATCTTAAAAACGCAAAAAGAGCACTTAAAAATGGAGCTGATGTTAATTTTTGTTATCAAGTCTCTCACACTAACTTTGCTCAAACTGACTGGACACCTTTAATGAAAGCTGTAGCAGAGCTCTGTTACTCTATAGTGAGCAGTCAATGTAGACTTAATGGCGTTATGGTGTATGGCTCAAGGGCTATTAAAGCAGAATATAAAGAAAAAATTTCAAATCTTTATACCATTATTGAAACTCTTGTTAATGCACCAGAAATAAACAAAGAATATTGCAGTTCCAAAGGGATAAGTGCTGCATCAATTTGCAGACAAGCGCTAAAACTCTTATCTTTAGAAACGTTAATACCACCTTACAAAACCCGTACACCTGAAAAAGACTATGTACAATTATTGCAGCATCTTGCTAACACATTATCATCATCTAACGGCTCTGGTCAATTGCAAGAGGAACTCGATAGTACTGCTTTCTATGATCAAAATAGAGATTCAGAAGACATTTCAGATTCAGAGCATTTTCATCATGCTACAACAGTAAACAAAGATCAAAAACTACCGATAGTATTTAGCCCTAATTATGATATCTCAGCATACGGAATTGAAAGATTTCACCCTTTTGATGCAAAAAAGTATGGTAAAATTTGGAACTTATTAACTCAAACTATACAGTTAAACACTGATGCTATTTACACTCCTACTTCAGTGTCTGATGAGGATTTAGCTCTTGTTCATACACCTCAATACATTTCATCGCTTAAAAGTTCTACTACATTAGGTATTTTAGCAGATATGGATAGTCTTGGATGGCTACCAAACCGATTTGTAGAAAAAATATTACTTGACCCTGTTAAGCTTGCAACTGGAGGCACTATTTTAGCTTCACAATTAGCACTTAAGCATGGCTGGGCAATTAATATATCAGGTGGTTATCATCATGCAAAGTCACAAGAACTTGTACGAGGATTTTGTATTATAAATGATATTTGTATTGCTGCTAAAAAAGTACAAGCGCTCCATTCTGATGATTTTCGCATTATGATTGTTGATCTTGATGCTCATCAAGGTAATGGACATGAAGAGCTGGTTAAAAATGACAGGAATATAGCTGTTTTTGATATGTATAACAAAGATACATGGCCAGCAGATTACCCATGTCAAGAAAGAATAAACTTTGACTATCCTTTACAAGCAAAAACTCAAGATAACAACTATATGCAGTTGTTAATTCAGGAGCTTCCAAAAGCAATAGAACAGGTAAAACCGCA is part of the Candidatus Dependentiae bacterium genome and harbors:
- a CDS encoding WD40 repeat domain-containing protein, translating into MIHFPKSIIFITLLLTLSNSYSSLTSLQDLAADKTIEALLSQTSQEEVSAVISSIPQEVQQKLKGKLLEKYKDILNKALAIQPKKLKIEGHANDIVSVAFSPCGKRALTGSVDGVVRLWNLTTITIIKEFKGHTNDIESVAFSPCGNRALTGSRDKTACLWNLATGTIIKRLKGHSREICSVAFSPCGNFALTGSGDETACLWDLASGTTIQEFKVHNSWVNSVSFSPCGKYVLTGSLDNSARLWDLATGTTIKELKGHSHRVYSVAFSPCGKYALTGSHDNTARLWDLTTGITIRELKGHTVQVRSVAFSPCGNFALTGSYDNTARLWDLVTGTTILKLEDSMGYITSLAFSPCGKYALIGAGMTAAPLWSLPHLDTLSLKQLLFILRFPQKTINLGDKDTQSLLNSLSSTLDPYGILPTKDYTINPLVKAYIDFRRKQLFCATANDDIDTVKALVKKGFNTVYTIDKAGDNLWHYAFRGHIENGSICPSKKVLAYLLEVEGKNKGLIKPNKVGLYPFAVGLFNNKEFTAKFIKGLSEPETKKSYCTIQ
- a CDS encoding histone deacetylase; translation: MKAVAELCYSIVSSQCRLNGVMVYGSRAIKAEYKEKISNLYTIIETLVNAPEINKEYCSSKGISAASICRQALKLLSLETLIPPYKTRTPEKDYVQLLQHLANTLSSSNGSGQLQEELDSTAFYDQNRDSEDISDSEHFHHATTVNKDQKLPIVFSPNYDISAYGIERFHPFDAKKYGKIWNLLTQTIQLNTDAIYTPTSVSDEDLALVHTPQYISSLKSSTTLGILADMDSLGWLPNRFVEKILLDPVKLATGGTILASQLALKHGWAINISGGYHHAKSQELVRGFCIINDICIAAKKVQALHSDDFRIMIVDLDAHQGNGHEELVKNDRNIAVFDMYNKDTWPADYPCQERINFDYPLQAKTQDNNYMQLLIQELPKAIEQVKPHLIIYNAGTDIYEKDPLGMLSITRQGIIKRDEFVFRTALNGSIPIVMVLSGGYHADSYSIIAESIENLWRKLLVHTYEQQ